The following coding sequences are from one Planctomicrobium piriforme window:
- a CDS encoding JmjC domain-containing protein → MTTLTAAAPIAASQPVADTGSLLQIHPVEFEQNFSQRPFLIGHRLSTHPLFQIERLLELSQRLPESCIEYNAGNIPVSIDSALTPRNGLTPEETIRRIAECKSWMVLKYVERDPQYSQLLEECLTEIRPYSEPITPGMMHPQAFIFVTSPGSVTPYHIDPEHNFLLQIRGSKEVRMLDGRDRGIVSEIDLENFYSDRGRNLRLNPEHEQAGWTYHLQPGQGLHFPVTYPHWVKNGNEVSISFSITFRTPDLDRRRSLYQSNAEIRARGGNPWPVGKSRLRDSLIYTSSRIRRKLASLLSKPEQHACGGRKSCGT, encoded by the coding sequence ATGACTACCCTGACCGCCGCCGCGCCGATCGCCGCTTCCCAGCCCGTTGCCGACACCGGCTCGCTGCTCCAGATTCATCCTGTCGAGTTCGAGCAGAACTTCAGCCAGCGCCCGTTCCTGATCGGACATCGGCTCAGCACGCACCCGTTGTTTCAGATCGAACGCCTGCTGGAACTCTCGCAGCGGCTGCCGGAATCGTGCATCGAATACAACGCCGGCAACATTCCCGTCAGCATCGATTCGGCCCTCACTCCCCGCAACGGGCTGACTCCGGAAGAAACGATTCGCCGTATCGCGGAGTGCAAGTCGTGGATGGTGCTCAAGTACGTCGAGCGCGATCCTCAATATTCTCAACTGCTGGAAGAATGCCTGACCGAGATCCGCCCGTATTCGGAACCGATCACCCCCGGCATGATGCACCCCCAGGCATTCATCTTTGTGACCTCGCCGGGCTCAGTCACTCCGTATCACATCGATCCCGAACACAACTTCCTGCTCCAGATTCGCGGTAGTAAAGAAGTGCGAATGCTCGACGGACGCGACCGAGGCATCGTCTCCGAAATCGATCTCGAAAACTTCTATTCCGACCGCGGACGCAACCTGCGGCTCAATCCCGAACATGAACAGGCTGGCTGGACCTATCATTTGCAGCCGGGACAGGGACTGCACTTCCCGGTCACCTACCCGCACTGGGTCAAGAACGGCAACGAAGTTTCGATCTCGTTCAGCATCACGTTCCGAACGCCGGACCTTGATCGCCGCCGGTCTTTGTATCAATCGAACGCCGAGATCCGGGCTCGCGGCGGCAATCCCTGGCCGGTCGGCAAGAGCCGCCTGCGCGACAGCCTCATCTACACCAGCTCGCGCATCCGCCGCAAACTGGCCTCGCTGCTGAGCAAGCCGGAGCAGCATGCCTGCGGTGGCCGCAAATCATGCGGAACGTGA
- a CDS encoding PAS domain-containing hybrid sensor histidine kinase/response regulator produces the protein MIQDPRERRLLAQDEQRVYRWTDRMFAWLLITQWLLGIAYACFWTPATWDGSSSAVHPHVYAAIFLGAAIISVPLWLIRSQSGSAVTRHAVAAGQMLSSALLIDLTGGHIESHFHVFGSLAFLSFYRDWKVLVTATLVVIADHVLRGIYFPMSIYGVSSGVEWKWLEHTGWVLFLDAVLAYGCLRSRREMSIIAERQAELEKVNAAIEQTVQERTAQIQAAEQRFQKLAARAPAGIYETDRLGNMIYVNDCILEITGLTLPPQNFAEWMNKVHAEDLARVRAAWSQSLETGREFQVEYRCLTGSGELRWVFNNAVPLLDETDEITGYLGTIIDLTEQRRRDEVEYENQQRLRRAFDDAAVGMSLVAPDGRWLQVNRALCDITGYSAEELLSMQFQHLRHPDDIASDAAALQEMATGGTDVYAAETRLRHRDGHYLWIYASAQVIRGRSGEPRYLVCQSIDITDRKTADEQLRQAHEELGRLRDEAVQASRSKSEFLANMSHEIRTPMNGVLGMTEVVLDSELTRDQRESLEIVKSSAESLLVVLDDILDFSKIEAGRMELDPIDFDLHELVETTLKSLALRAHRKGLELNAEIAANVPHNVVGDPHRIRQVLVNLVGNAIKFTETGEVLVRLEAVELHGRFQIAMTVEDTGIGIPFDKQAVIFSPFAQADGSTTRRFGGTGLGLTISSQLVTLMGGRIDIDSEPGRGSRFRVEITLTAGSEGSTGFQQLPSFGGLNILVVDDNATNRRIFECLLRQWGAAPTCVESAHAALDELHLAMQFGRPYPLLLVDAGMPEVDGFMLVERLHQEATLSMPVIMMLTSCDQQGDAARCRELGMASYLIKPVRAAELRRAIAAALKIQGTPRVRTTAVVAPIVNVVPAAIGSLRVLVAEDHSVNQWVAQRLLSRLGATATIVNTGRDAVEACREHPPDVVLMDIQMPELDGLAATREIRANEHGTDRHIRIIGVTAHALKGDRERCLAAGMDDYLAKPIRLHELQRVLWTCTQCDVTAKADRTEQLNGSPALIPGVRSQRSHSEAELQRELNSLFLAGIPRQLAELQTAARDGEFTQLARGAHRLRGALGNLASDGAETTAQTALKIEECAIKRDHPAILTTLTELESQIARLAKELATDSGPETQRI, from the coding sequence ATGATTCAGGATCCGCGAGAGCGACGACTTCTGGCTCAGGACGAACAACGGGTCTATCGTTGGACCGATCGGATGTTTGCGTGGCTATTGATCACTCAATGGCTGCTGGGGATTGCGTATGCGTGTTTCTGGACTCCTGCCACATGGGATGGTTCCAGCAGCGCCGTGCACCCACATGTTTATGCCGCGATTTTTCTCGGTGCGGCGATTATCTCTGTTCCGCTGTGGCTGATCAGGAGTCAGTCCGGTTCCGCAGTGACGCGGCACGCGGTCGCGGCGGGCCAGATGCTGTCGTCTGCTCTATTGATCGATCTGACGGGCGGGCATATCGAAAGCCACTTTCATGTTTTCGGCTCTCTGGCTTTCCTGAGTTTTTACCGGGATTGGAAAGTGCTGGTCACAGCGACGCTGGTTGTGATCGCAGATCATGTGCTGCGCGGCATCTACTTCCCCATGTCGATCTATGGAGTGTCGTCAGGAGTCGAATGGAAATGGCTGGAACACACCGGCTGGGTGCTCTTCCTCGATGCCGTGCTCGCCTACGGTTGCCTCCGAAGTCGGCGCGAGATGAGCATCATTGCCGAACGGCAGGCAGAGCTTGAAAAGGTCAATGCGGCAATCGAACAGACCGTGCAGGAGCGGACCGCGCAGATTCAGGCCGCGGAGCAGCGGTTCCAGAAGTTGGCCGCCCGGGCTCCAGCAGGCATCTATGAGACCGATCGTCTCGGGAACATGATCTATGTCAACGACTGCATTCTCGAAATCACAGGCCTGACTCTCCCCCCTCAGAACTTTGCGGAATGGATGAACAAGGTGCATGCAGAGGATCTTGCCAGGGTCCGCGCGGCCTGGAGCCAGTCGCTGGAGACCGGCCGTGAATTTCAAGTCGAATACCGCTGCCTGACGGGCAGCGGAGAACTGAGATGGGTCTTCAATAATGCAGTGCCGCTGCTCGACGAAACAGACGAGATCACCGGCTATTTAGGCACGATCATCGACCTCACGGAGCAGCGACGTCGCGACGAAGTCGAGTACGAAAATCAACAGCGTCTGCGTCGCGCATTTGACGACGCGGCCGTCGGCATGTCGCTGGTCGCCCCGGATGGACGCTGGCTGCAGGTCAACCGTGCGCTGTGCGACATTACTGGCTATAGCGCTGAAGAACTGCTCTCGATGCAGTTCCAGCACTTGCGGCATCCCGATGACATTGCCAGCGACGCGGCAGCACTGCAGGAAATGGCGACCGGAGGAACAGACGTGTATGCCGCTGAAACGCGGCTTCGGCATCGTGACGGACACTATCTGTGGATCTATGCCAGCGCTCAAGTGATCAGGGGTCGGTCCGGTGAGCCGCGCTATCTTGTCTGCCAATCCATCGATATCACCGATCGCAAAACAGCAGATGAACAGCTCCGGCAGGCGCATGAGGAACTCGGCCGTCTGCGGGACGAAGCCGTGCAAGCCAGCCGTTCCAAAAGCGAGTTTCTCGCCAACATGAGCCACGAAATTCGCACTCCAATGAACGGAGTTCTGGGAATGACGGAAGTCGTTCTGGATTCCGAACTCACCCGAGATCAACGGGAATCGCTGGAAATCGTAAAGTCTTCCGCCGAATCGCTGCTGGTGGTCCTGGATGACATCCTCGATTTCTCCAAAATCGAAGCAGGCCGCATGGAACTCGATCCGATTGATTTCGACCTGCACGAACTGGTCGAGACGACGCTCAAATCTCTGGCCCTGCGAGCCCATCGCAAAGGGCTGGAGCTCAATGCCGAGATCGCGGCGAACGTCCCACACAACGTGGTTGGCGACCCTCATCGCATTCGACAAGTTCTCGTGAACCTGGTGGGAAACGCGATCAAGTTTACAGAAACGGGTGAAGTTCTCGTTCGTCTGGAAGCCGTAGAACTGCACGGCCGATTCCAGATTGCCATGACAGTCGAAGACACGGGCATTGGGATTCCATTCGACAAGCAGGCAGTAATCTTCAGTCCTTTTGCTCAGGCGGACGGATCGACGACTCGACGTTTTGGCGGAACAGGCTTGGGACTGACAATCTCCTCCCAACTGGTCACGTTAATGGGTGGTCGCATCGACATCGACAGCGAGCCGGGCCGGGGGAGCCGGTTTCGAGTGGAAATCACTCTTACGGCAGGTTCCGAGGGGAGCACCGGGTTTCAGCAATTGCCCAGTTTCGGCGGGCTCAACATTCTCGTCGTTGATGACAATGCCACAAACCGTCGTATTTTCGAATGTTTGCTGCGTCAATGGGGGGCCGCTCCCACTTGCGTGGAGAGTGCACATGCCGCGCTGGACGAATTGCATCTCGCCATGCAGTTTGGCCGGCCTTACCCGCTGTTATTGGTCGATGCAGGCATGCCTGAAGTCGACGGGTTCATGCTCGTGGAGCGACTCCATCAGGAAGCGACGCTGAGCATGCCGGTGATCATGATGCTGACGTCGTGTGATCAACAGGGGGATGCCGCCCGCTGCCGCGAACTCGGCATGGCGTCTTACCTGATTAAGCCGGTCCGGGCGGCGGAATTACGCAGAGCAATTGCCGCCGCGCTGAAGATACAGGGGACGCCGCGGGTGCGAACTACTGCAGTGGTGGCGCCCATTGTGAACGTGGTGCCTGCAGCGATCGGCTCGTTGCGAGTCCTCGTTGCCGAGGACCATTCCGTGAATCAGTGGGTGGCCCAGCGGCTGCTCTCGCGATTGGGAGCGACTGCGACCATCGTGAATACGGGCCGGGACGCTGTCGAGGCGTGCCGTGAACATCCCCCGGACGTCGTACTCATGGACATACAGATGCCAGAACTCGATGGTCTGGCTGCCACTCGGGAGATTCGGGCGAACGAGCACGGGACGGATCGCCACATTCGTATCATTGGGGTCACCGCGCACGCGCTCAAAGGCGATCGAGAGCGGTGTCTCGCGGCCGGAATGGACGACTATCTCGCCAAGCCCATTCGTTTACACGAACTGCAACGGGTTCTGTGGACCTGCACTCAATGCGATGTGACAGCGAAGGCTGACCGGACGGAGCAACTCAACGGAAGTCCAGCCTTGATCCCTGGCGTGCGATCACAGCGATCCCATAGCGAAGCCGAACTTCAGCGGGAACTCAATTCGCTCTTCCTCGCGGGAATTCCTCGTCAACTCGCAGAGCTGCAAACGGCTGCCCGTGATGGCGAATTCACGCAGCTTGCTCGCGGCGCACATCGCCTGCGAGGTGCACTCGGGAATCTTGCCAGCGACGGTGCGGAAACAACGGCGCAAACCGCGCTCAAGATTGAAGAATGTGCGATCAAGCGAGATCACCCGGCGATCCTCACCACACTGACCGAGTTGGAGTCTCAGATCGCGCGGCTTGCGAAGGAATTGGCGACTGACAGCGGTCCAGAGACACAGCGAATCTGA
- a CDS encoding response regulator transcription factor, which produces MTLRQDHPCQPQPSAATLTKSNGHEAGFQNPVVRQPGRPIPAIRLMLVDDHHMVAESLGRLLATAPDLDVVAVANSGEEAIRDATALEPDVVLMDIQLPDRSGFDVASEILRRSNRKIKILFLSGSVVDLHIRLALKMRSGGVVGKNCSVSFLMEAVRKVASGQQAFDPEVESRLESGPDGAKQLGPTSALAELSFRKLEILGHLARGLSVKEIAELLHLSEKAVDSHKYRIMKELDVHDRVELALLAVREGLLQP; this is translated from the coding sequence GTGACTCTCCGGCAAGACCATCCCTGTCAGCCTCAGCCGTCGGCTGCCACACTCACGAAATCGAACGGCCATGAAGCCGGGTTTCAGAATCCCGTCGTCCGACAGCCTGGACGGCCCATCCCTGCTATTCGGCTGATGCTGGTCGATGACCATCACATGGTGGCCGAATCGCTGGGTAGACTATTGGCCACCGCACCGGATCTGGATGTGGTCGCGGTTGCGAACTCCGGAGAAGAGGCCATTCGGGATGCGACGGCTCTGGAACCCGATGTCGTGCTGATGGATATTCAGTTGCCCGATCGCAGCGGTTTCGACGTTGCGTCCGAAATCCTCCGCCGCAGCAACAGGAAGATCAAAATCCTCTTTCTCAGCGGCAGCGTGGTTGACCTGCACATTCGCCTCGCCCTCAAGATGCGGAGCGGAGGCGTCGTGGGAAAGAATTGCTCGGTCTCATTCCTGATGGAAGCGGTTCGCAAGGTCGCTTCCGGTCAGCAGGCGTTTGACCCGGAAGTTGAATCGCGATTGGAGTCCGGGCCGGACGGCGCGAAACAATTGGGACCGACATCGGCGCTGGCCGAACTCAGCTTTCGGAAGCTGGAGATTCTCGGGCACCTGGCGCGGGGGCTCAGCGTCAAGGAGATCGCGGAACTGCTGCACCTGTCGGAGAAAGCGGTCGACAGCCACAAGTATCGCATCATGAAGGAACTCGACGTGCATGATCGCGTCGAACTCGCACTGCTGGCCGTGCGTGAAGGTCTGCTGCAGCCGTGA
- a CDS encoding PilZ domain-containing protein: MPVDPWSRPSLTDLRSVLESIGKSDVNHNRNAERLELSVPAEITTSRGNTVAAVTREISRFGLGLLHKGYIQPEEVTVRMASDTREFEYRVKLEWCNPCDNGMFISGGRFITQKASAV; encoded by the coding sequence ATGCCCGTCGATCCCTGGAGCCGTCCGTCGCTCACCGACTTGCGTTCAGTGCTGGAAAGCATTGGCAAGTCGGACGTCAATCACAATCGCAATGCGGAACGGCTGGAACTGTCCGTGCCTGCGGAAATCACCACCAGCCGCGGCAACACCGTCGCCGCCGTCACCCGGGAAATCAGCCGCTTCGGGCTGGGCCTGCTTCACAAGGGCTATATCCAGCCTGAAGAAGTGACCGTCCGGATGGCCAGCGACACCCGCGAGTTCGAATATCGCGTCAAACTGGAATGGTGCAATCCGTGTGACAACGGCATGTTCATCTCCGGCGGCCGCTTCATCACCCAGAAGGCATCAGCAGTATAA
- a CDS encoding SMP-30/gluconolactonase/LRE family protein, which produces MKRWMCQAVGLLLLLSSSTMWGQDVVLTEDSKPQPGVPEGQVLGPFQWKSKIFPGTVRNYWLYVPQQYNADKPACVFVVQDGVGLAKGWKLPTVLDNLIHKKEIPIQIGIFVEPGVLPAANEKAQPRFNRSFEYDSIGDRYAQFLIEEILPEVKQKYNLSDDPNDRAIAGSSSGAICAFNVAWERPDQFRRVVSTIGTYVGLRGADVFPTLIRKCEPKPIRVFLEDGTGDLNIYAGDWFTANLDMLSALKYSNYDVQNAWGDGGHNAKHGSQIMPDALRFIWHDYPQPVAKPAPQKARIDIVIEGEDWQEVSSGHKFTEGPAVNEQGEVFFSDVPNGKVHKIALDGKVTLFAENCPGINGLMFGPDGKLYGCENGSKQIVRFSPDGKKETVVDGVTCNDLVLLANGNGYFTDPTNKQVWFFTPAGEKKVVDTGIERPNGIIVSPDQTLLTVADSVGRMTYSFQIQPDGSLAAKQTYGWLHVPDDAVRSGADGMTVDTLGNLYVCTRMGIQVLDQPGRVNLILDRPQPGSVSNVVFGGPNLDTLYATAKDKVFKRKVKTKGLFPFKEPIMPPKPGL; this is translated from the coding sequence ATGAAGCGCTGGATGTGTCAGGCGGTTGGATTGTTGCTGCTGCTGAGCAGTTCCACCATGTGGGGGCAGGATGTCGTGCTGACGGAAGATTCCAAGCCGCAGCCGGGGGTGCCGGAAGGCCAGGTGCTTGGGCCGTTTCAATGGAAGAGCAAGATCTTCCCCGGCACCGTCCGCAACTACTGGCTGTATGTTCCGCAGCAGTACAACGCCGACAAGCCGGCCTGCGTCTTTGTCGTTCAGGACGGCGTCGGGCTCGCCAAAGGCTGGAAGCTGCCGACCGTGCTCGACAACCTGATTCACAAGAAAGAGATTCCGATACAGATCGGGATTTTTGTGGAACCCGGCGTTCTGCCCGCCGCGAACGAGAAAGCGCAACCACGTTTCAATCGGAGCTTCGAATACGACTCGATCGGCGATCGCTACGCCCAGTTTCTGATCGAAGAAATCCTGCCAGAGGTCAAGCAGAAGTACAACCTCAGCGACGACCCCAACGACCGCGCGATTGCCGGTTCCAGTTCCGGGGCGATCTGCGCTTTCAACGTCGCCTGGGAACGTCCGGACCAGTTCCGTCGCGTCGTCAGCACGATCGGCACCTATGTCGGGCTGCGAGGCGCCGATGTCTTTCCGACGCTGATCCGGAAGTGCGAGCCGAAGCCAATTCGGGTCTTCCTCGAAGACGGCACCGGCGATCTCAATATCTATGCCGGCGACTGGTTCACGGCCAATCTCGACATGCTCTCGGCGCTGAAGTACTCCAACTACGATGTGCAGAACGCGTGGGGCGACGGCGGTCACAATGCGAAACATGGCAGCCAGATCATGCCGGATGCCCTGCGTTTCATCTGGCACGACTACCCGCAGCCCGTCGCGAAGCCCGCTCCACAAAAAGCACGCATCGACATCGTGATTGAAGGTGAGGACTGGCAGGAAGTCAGTTCAGGTCACAAGTTCACGGAAGGCCCCGCCGTCAACGAACAAGGGGAGGTCTTCTTCAGCGATGTCCCCAATGGCAAGGTTCACAAGATCGCTCTCGACGGCAAGGTGACGCTGTTCGCCGAGAACTGCCCGGGCATCAACGGACTCATGTTTGGCCCGGATGGAAAACTATACGGCTGCGAGAACGGCTCGAAGCAAATCGTCCGCTTCTCGCCTGACGGCAAGAAAGAAACCGTCGTCGACGGAGTCACCTGCAATGATCTGGTGCTGCTGGCAAACGGCAACGGCTACTTCACCGATCCGACGAACAAACAAGTGTGGTTCTTCACTCCCGCCGGGGAGAAGAAAGTGGTCGACACCGGGATCGAACGCCCGAACGGCATCATCGTCTCGCCTGACCAGACGCTGTTGACGGTGGCCGATTCGGTGGGGCGGATGACCTACTCGTTTCAGATCCAGCCGGACGGCTCGCTCGCTGCGAAGCAGACGTACGGCTGGTTGCATGTGCCGGATGACGCGGTGCGGAGCGGAGCGGACGGCATGACCGTCGATACTCTCGGCAATCTCTACGTCTGCACGCGGATGGGAATTCAAGTACTCGACCAGCCGGGCCGCGTGAATCTGATTCTCGATCGCCCGCAACCGGGTTCGGTTTCGAACGTGGTGTTCGGCGGACCGAACCTTGACACGCTGTACGCGACCGCGAAGGACAAGGTCTTCAAACGCAAGGTGAAGACGAAAGGTCTGTTCCCGTTCAAGGAGCCGATCATGCCGCCCAAGCCGGGACTGTAA
- a CDS encoding thioredoxin domain-containing protein gives MRTSHILDRVRNGSLSRQATGATRIALLFSAWAGVLLIGFGALEIYKVSPGAQGAPFLSRPDSELKNGKEPVGPLKLQLFMHAYCPCTRATLAELGRIAKAATVPMTIEIVVVQPPQDDANWRSGLAAEAASLLPDAAILLDAQGRIAAQAGALTSGYVVLSDAAGRVLFRGGITPARGHEGENEGRKALLAWTQGRAARISRTPVFGCAFTAPGRDERGVSQ, from the coding sequence ATGCGCACTTCACACATTCTCGATCGCGTGCGGAACGGATCGCTGAGCCGGCAGGCAACGGGAGCCACTCGTATTGCCTTACTATTCAGCGCGTGGGCGGGTGTGCTCCTCATCGGCTTCGGTGCATTGGAGATCTACAAAGTTTCGCCCGGCGCGCAGGGGGCGCCGTTTCTGAGTCGCCCCGACTCCGAACTCAAAAACGGGAAAGAACCCGTCGGGCCTCTCAAGTTGCAGTTGTTCATGCATGCATACTGTCCTTGTACGCGAGCCACCCTGGCGGAACTGGGCCGTATCGCGAAGGCAGCGACCGTGCCGATGACCATCGAGATTGTTGTGGTCCAGCCGCCCCAAGATGACGCCAATTGGCGCAGCGGGCTGGCAGCCGAAGCTGCGTCCCTGTTGCCCGACGCCGCCATTCTGCTCGATGCACAAGGACGGATCGCCGCCCAAGCGGGCGCGTTGACTTCTGGTTATGTCGTGCTTTCTGACGCCGCAGGCCGGGTCTTGTTTCGCGGTGGAATCACTCCTGCCCGTGGTCACGAAGGGGAGAACGAGGGACGCAAAGCGTTGCTCGCGTGGACACAGGGCCGGGCTGCCCGCATCTCCAGAACACCGGTGTTTGGCTGTGCCTTCACCGCGCCAGGCAGAGATGAGAGAGGAGTCAGTCAATAA
- a CDS encoding GNAT family N-acetyltransferase — protein sequence MTVSELIRNPPMATPGQSRANCSDFVAADGQRYQIEFVTDLVDLDQYRTPWQLLADGAADPNVFYEPWFFAAAARYLPPKNEWRILLVWRADKNAAHERHLCGLFPFVQTRGFGGIRQWSLWNHPYCFLTNPLIERGQHVNVLRAVLHYARTAGHKISTLEFPLLAGEGPLNHGLTEVLRENLSATFRPDKYLRATTSYRGDVEEQLKNTIGGHHLREFRRQRRKLESQGQLEYRTLQDQNAVDLWIDWFLALEAAGWKAQAGTAMKLNEPHAEFFREMVRTGLQQSRVRMEGLFLNGEPVALKCNLLSPPAAFAFKIAFDESLRKCSPGIQLEFESLQQFNLQTRIDWADSCAAPDHPMINRIWSERRVIQHLIVSTGSIRGDLVISSLPLVRSLCRLQRRLTQSCMQFFKRPAPAASKPTASAGATTEPGRSV from the coding sequence ATGACTGTTTCTGAGCTGATTCGTAACCCTCCCATGGCGACTCCCGGCCAGAGTCGTGCCAACTGCAGCGATTTCGTTGCGGCGGACGGGCAGCGTTATCAGATCGAATTCGTCACTGATCTCGTCGATCTCGATCAATATCGAACGCCATGGCAGCTGCTGGCCGACGGCGCCGCCGATCCCAACGTCTTCTATGAGCCGTGGTTCTTTGCCGCTGCCGCCAGATATTTGCCCCCGAAAAACGAGTGGCGAATTCTGCTGGTCTGGCGGGCTGACAAGAACGCCGCTCATGAACGTCATCTGTGCGGACTCTTCCCGTTTGTGCAGACGCGCGGCTTCGGCGGAATCCGCCAGTGGTCACTGTGGAATCATCCTTACTGCTTCCTCACGAATCCCCTCATCGAACGCGGTCAGCATGTCAACGTCCTCCGCGCGGTCCTGCATTATGCACGCACCGCCGGCCATAAGATTTCTACGCTGGAGTTCCCGCTGCTGGCCGGCGAAGGCCCTTTGAATCACGGACTGACGGAAGTCCTCCGGGAAAACCTGAGCGCCACCTTCCGGCCAGACAAATACCTCCGCGCCACGACGTCGTATCGGGGCGACGTGGAAGAACAACTGAAGAACACCATCGGCGGACATCACCTCCGCGAGTTCCGTCGCCAACGCCGAAAGCTCGAATCTCAAGGCCAACTGGAATACCGGACCCTGCAGGATCAAAACGCCGTCGACTTGTGGATCGACTGGTTCCTGGCGCTGGAAGCGGCCGGCTGGAAAGCCCAGGCTGGCACGGCCATGAAGCTCAACGAACCGCATGCGGAGTTCTTTCGAGAAATGGTCCGCACTGGACTTCAGCAGTCGCGGGTGCGGATGGAAGGTCTATTTCTGAACGGGGAGCCGGTCGCACTCAAATGCAACCTGCTTAGCCCGCCTGCGGCATTCGCCTTCAAAATTGCGTTCGATGAATCGCTGCGGAAATGTTCGCCCGGCATCCAGCTCGAATTTGAAAGCCTGCAGCAGTTCAACCTGCAGACCCGCATCGACTGGGCAGACTCGTGCGCCGCGCCCGACCACCCGATGATCAACCGCATCTGGAGCGAGCGCCGCGTGATTCAACATCTGATTGTGTCAACCGGCAGCATCCGCGGCGACCTGGTCATCAGCAGCTTGCCGCTGGTGCGGTCGTTGTGCCGGCTGCAACGTCGACTGACTCAAAGCTGCATGCAATTTTTCAAACGGCCCGCACCAGCAGCGTCGAAACCGACGGCCAGCGCGGGCGCCACAACGGAACCGGGTCGTTCCGTTTGA
- a CDS encoding diguanylate cyclase, giving the protein MTILIADDDPLSLRRLQHYLTAWGYDVICAGDGLQAWNLLQANDDLRLAILDWQMPGLDGVEICRKLRTEQPARFIYLMLLTSKSDRRDIAAGIEAGADDYLRKPLDEHELAVRLRVARRIVDFHAELIKQSAHDALTGVWNRKAIFDLLHKELGRAARANAAVSVVMADIDHFKSINDTQGHQGGDRVLRDVARRLAACLRPSDAVGRYGGEEFMIVLPGCDLSEAAGAAERLRREIADSEFGSVCGTLQVTVSLGAASSIGQCFDAEDLVREADAALYRAKRGGRNRVELHVAESACSAE; this is encoded by the coding sequence ATGACCATTTTAATTGCAGATGACGATCCATTGTCGTTGAGGCGTTTACAGCATTACCTCACTGCCTGGGGGTATGATGTCATCTGCGCTGGAGACGGCCTTCAGGCCTGGAACCTGCTGCAGGCGAACGATGACCTCCGGCTGGCCATTCTGGATTGGCAGATGCCGGGACTGGACGGCGTGGAGATCTGTCGAAAGCTGCGGACTGAGCAACCTGCACGCTTTATCTATCTGATGCTGCTGACGAGTAAATCGGACCGCCGAGACATTGCTGCGGGCATAGAGGCCGGCGCCGATGACTATCTCAGGAAACCGCTCGATGAACACGAACTCGCAGTGCGGTTGCGGGTTGCCCGGCGAATCGTCGATTTTCATGCAGAACTGATCAAACAGTCGGCCCACGACGCCTTGACCGGCGTCTGGAATCGCAAGGCAATCTTCGACTTGCTGCACAAGGAACTCGGCCGCGCCGCCCGGGCAAACGCAGCGGTGTCAGTGGTCATGGCGGATATCGATCATTTCAAATCGATCAATGATACGCAGGGACACCAGGGCGGGGATCGCGTTTTACGAGACGTCGCAAGACGACTGGCAGCATGCCTGCGGCCTTCCGATGCGGTCGGTCGCTACGGCGGCGAAGAGTTCATGATCGTTTTGCCCGGCTGTGACCTGAGTGAGGCTGCGGGTGCTGCCGAGCGATTGCGGCGGGAAATCGCCGACAGCGAATTCGGCTCAGTTTGCGGCACGCTGCAAGTAACCGTCAGCCTGGGCGCTGCCAGTAGCATCGGTCAATGCTTCGACGCCGAAGACCTCGTCAGAGAGGCCGATGCCGCCCTGTACCGAGCGAAACGCGGCGGGCGAAATCGCGTGGAATTGCATGTCGCGGAGAGTGCTTGCTCGGCAGAATAA